In Papaver somniferum cultivar HN1 chromosome 9, ASM357369v1, whole genome shotgun sequence, the genomic stretch TAATCCTAAACTCGGACGCAAGGCTCGTCTATAGCCTGAGTATTTGAGGTTGGGTTCCTCTGTAAACccttatctttcttcttcttaaaaatcctttcttcttattctttggaTTCTTAGTGAGTGATCGTAACAGACACAGAGACAAGTAAGGTAGAGACGAAAACTATACCAACACATGATACCAACACCAACAACATTATGGAGAAGCTTCCCACGGAGATGGAAGAGAACATACTTAGTCGATTAACAATGGAAGCAGCTTTACCTGCCAAACAGGTatgcaaaaaatggagaatttTCCTCCGTAGTAAGACCGATAAGGTAGGTTTGCTTTTCACTTTCACATATGgggatcaaaacaaaaacaaacttagTTATTGTGATCAGTATGATCCTATTCTGGGGAAGATGAACTACAATTACTCTTACGATAGTATTCAGAATATACACCTTCGCAAATTTGTTAAAGACGGAAGTTACATAAATAACATTCTTGGATCATGCAATGGTTTGGTTTGCTTCGGACCTGGAAAGAGTTTCAAAAAAGATTTCTTTATTTGCAATCCCTTTACAGGAGAAGTTGTTTATGTTCCCGTATGGGAAAACTGGTCTTGTTTTGTGTCTGGGTTAAGCGGGTTTGGTTACTGTCATTCAACGAATGAGTACAAGATTGTTAGTATGCATGAAATTAAGTACCAAGATCGAAGCAACTTCCAAGTCCTAATTTATACTATCGGTGGTGGTGGGTGGAGAAGCAAAGGATCCATCCAAATTTCCCCATCGGATTCAGCTGCAGCAGGTATCTACGCAAATGGGGCTCTTCACTGGCTGCGCGAAAAGGATAAGATCCTAGCCTTCGATTTGGAAGATGAGAATTTCCAGGTTATCCGATTGCCACGTTTTGAATACATGAGTCCCCTCAGGTTGTTGGGAGGGAATTATATGTATTTGGTGTCTACATCTTCATCCCTAAGTGAACCTTATTGCATGGATATTTGGGCTTATAAGAGAAAACATACTAACGCCGCTAATGGTTATAATGGTGTGAAAGAAAAGTACAACTACAGCAAGAATTCATGGAACTGGATCAAGCAGTTCAGTATAAAGCTGGACAAGATAGATTGGTGGTTCTTAAAGCCCTTAGCAATAACACGTAATGATAAATTTCTGTTGGGTTATACAAACGAGACTCTCTATTCTTACGGCCTTAAAACTTCGACTAAGAACGAAATTTTCAATGGTCGTGCTACGGGCTGCAACAGGATAAACGTAATTCCTCATGCAAACAGCATTGTTTCGATTATGTCGAAATCTCCTCAAGAGGTTCAAGTTTTTCTGTAATGCGTCTAAGATTCTGGGGTGCATATGGAAATTACAGCCAATGCGCTCTTTTCTCTAGCAGTACACCATTTGCTTTCTTCTTATGCCAGCTAGTACGTCAAGACCGCAATGCACCACTATATTGTGGAACCTTTAACCTCATAGGTTACAGGGGGAAATGGAAAGCTTCTATCTTCTACTGGCCACTGCTTTTTGGTACGGAAACTTTGTTGTTTGGTTCTAAGTCCACAAAGttagttatagtagggtccaatcggattttctttttatttagaggtccaaaattaattaaaaaatggAAATGACCATAATGCCCATtattaccaaacgtgtgtgtttaCACGTTCATTATATCGAGTACACATCTGTTACACTgattataaattcgagtacatatctgctaccctgcttataaattcgagtacatatctgctacactacttacaaatctgagtacatatctgtcgcgcTGCTTACAAATAGAACATGTATCCGCTAAACTGCTTATAGATTCGAGTATATATCTGCTGCTTACGAATTCGAGTATGTATCTGCTGCACTGCTTACAGGAAAAGTACATGTTTgttagaatcaatgataaatgaaTTAGAAAATGACATATATTGTACGATCATACCAATTAATCTCTAATATTTCTTTAATACAGTTATAAATCATtggaaaaataaaggaaaaccttTATATGCACTGTAAACACAGAAAAAGCTATACAAaattagcacatatttcagtatttcacatacgtactcatggatcaaacaaataaaaatgtggcaaaactctgaataaaacagaatcaaaagaagtttctatcagtacaccatatacgtattgcatattcatgaactaaaaatcaactgcatgtaaatAAGAATTGATGAATTCATGAATATATAAcataatcaaagcacatatttcagtattacgcatacgtactcatagatcgaacccaaaaacaatggcaaaactatgaataaaacaaaatcagaagaggCTTCTATCAGTATaccatatacgtactgcgtattcatgaactaaaaaatcaaccGCATGTAAAGAAGaaatgatgaatccatgaatataaccgaatcaaagcacatgtttcagtattacacatacgtactcatggatcgaacccaaaaacaacggcaaaattttgaataaaacaaaataaaaaaagaagtttctatcagtacgccatatacgtactgcgtattcatgaactaaaaaatcaactgATTGTAAAGaaaaagtgatgaatccatgaatatagccgaattaaagcacatatttcagtactacacatacgtactaatggatcaacccaaaaaaagcagtttgtatcagtataccacatatgtactgctgattcatgaactaaaaaataactgtatgtaaagaatctatcaaaattacataatcgagagagtcttatttcagtatcgaagatatgtacttatgaatcaaacaaaaacaagtgataaaactaagaagaaaacagaatcaaaagcaatttgtatcagtatgcaacatatgtactgttggataatacccctgaaacaacaaacaagcacgattttgataaaataaagaagctaaaacaacaagataatcaaatcgaaagttcaaatatgttaaaaacatcataatctaaccaaaaaattgaataattacgatcaagattcataaaaaacaaaccaaaacaaaaataaacgcaaaaaacaaacaaaaaacgaaGCAAGAAAGTGAAAACGTAATCAAGACGATCTGATCTTCACAGattcaattgaaaaaaaacaaacaacatcagcagaaagagatattacataacatacctgtaaaTCTTCAAATAGGTCTTCGAAAAAACCTCTAGCTCGTAATCCAAAAGCAACAGCAAAATTTGAGCAGAAACAGAAAGAGAGGAGGAGAGCAGAACTCAGATCTGtaaaaaatggtgattttttattttaagaaataTATATGTATTATCAGGGAATGGGTGGTTTGGGTATTTTTAGTGGATTATGAATTTTCAAGTGGACTCAGATCTGTAAAATTTTCAAGTGGACTCAGAAAGAGAGGAGGAGAGCAGAACTCAGATCTGTAAAATTTTCGGTccaatttctcttttttctttttattatggattTCTGGTTACTGGACTTTAAtggatggacctgccactaactaagactaTCATAATTGTActtattggtaattcctacttttgATATTTAACTGTAACAATCATTCTTCACCGTGATTCCAGAGAGATTATAATTACTGTTATGAAAACTAGAAAATATGAACTCTAAATTTTTTATTCAATGGGTGGAGAACGGTCATATGACCCATAGATCCAAGTGACCACTTTTTCTGTGAAttgaaagaatttgatgaaaagtCTACAACTATGGAATGAAAAGAAAGTGGGTTGCAAGTAAAGGCATTGTATTACGCGGCAACTGGAGAACACGTCGAAGAGTCACAAGAATCTTTCAAATAAAAAACAGATTAGCAAGAAAAtagtttaattaatcaaatggtTTCCTCCAATTATATCTTACAATAATTCTTAAAATAATGTCAAGTTGGTAATCTCTAATAAGAAAAAAATCatttatgaaaaaaatcatcTACCGTAGCCATCTCTCTCTCCCTGAAAATGTTTAGCTGCATCATTTTGAGATGGGGGCACATGGATAACCAGTAGTGGTTATATCTGTCCATATCACCTAACAAAAACGAAATGGAAGACACAAAAAAGTATACCATGTACTAGAAATTAGGAATTGATAATTTTTTATACTTCCCAATTACTTGAGATTCATAGGGTGTTTGACACTTGTCCAGAGCATGTtttgattctttttattatgattttgtttattttgttttcgTAGGTTTTTGTGTCCCTTAATCCTTGGATCCTAGTATAAGCTTTGATTAAGGTTTTTAGGATACGATCCCATTAGTGATTTCAAATCCTCAAAGATCTGATTCACATGGCCTCAACCAATGAAACATCAGAAAAGTTATATGTATATAAAAATCAAGTATAAAAGTAACCCTAAACCAAAACCATGAATATAattgtaccttgccattcttacCCCAAAACCATGAATCAAGTTTGTTGTACTTTCTTCTGCAACTTGTAAAAGTTCAAGTTCCAGTAAATAGTTAAACATTAAGCTAAAAATGGTATGATGGATACTGACTTATATTGTAGTACTAGTTGGCAATTTCCAAGTTCCAAGTAAATTGTAGTACTTGCTAAATGAaggtttgattatttttttcttaatgcACTTGAAAAGAAATTTTACGCAGAAATGGGTAGCATTATCTGATGAAAAATAGCATGTTCCTCCATTACATGTAAACTGGCCCGTAGTACAAGCTTAATTAGAATTCTCTGATTAAGAAATAGACATAAAACAACTGCAAATAAATGATACCCATTTCTCCATAAACTGATTAGTACAACAACATTACATGTACTTGTTAAGCTTTAGCTTTACTCCCCATAACCTCCAGAACTAATCACAGAAAAACCTCAACAATGTTCCCTTGCTACTTTTAATATCAAAACTGGTGCCGCATTAGTATAATTTTGTTAGTGTACCTACAGAGTGACTGTTTTCCAGAGAGGAGTTCCACCTTAAACGGCACATACAACGCGTGCGCATGTACCTGACCAAGGTGGTGTGCAGTAAGAGTAAATTAGGTTCTCTCCTCAATGCAGTAGAATCACACAACAAGAATTTTAATATCATATCAATAGAGATATCGatcagaaaaattaaaaaaaatatagttAAAGAGCCTGCGATAATCTATAGAAAAGTCCACTGAAAGTTGGCGTACAAATGACGCTCAATGTACGATATATCGATAAAATTAAACCCGGCCTGTTGTGCTATGACACGTGTTAGAATTCTCTGCGGTGACATCCATGGATGGTGGTGTAGTGGGTGAGCGAATCTTGAATAATTTGAATTAAGATGGTACAATGTGGGTTCTACTGCAACTAAACTTCATTATAAAGCTTACTccaggaaaaacaaaaataatgtccCTTAATTTTTCCTATGACTCAACATCGACCTATAAACTGGCTAAAACTAACAACTTGCCAATTAGTATTTGGTTCCACGAGATTAGTCTATATATAATAGCTTTGTTAGAAACCAAGAACAAAAATAGAAATGTACCGTAAAAAATTTCAGAAGTACTCCATCAGTTCAATAAGCTAACACGTTTGTACAAATACCAAAACCCTTAAAAACCATGGAAGATAATTAACTTCTTTTTATGCAAAATATAGAGAACTGTTTAAACAGACAAATATTGAACTTTCTTGCAGCTATACGTACCACTGTCTAGTCTACTTCTCTTATAAACTCAAAATATGTCCTTTTCTTTTCTACAAATCTGTTTTTAGTACTTGTTTTTTCTCCTATTAAAGCTAAACATTACCTCTTCTTTTGTAGTTCAAGTTAAGGAATGGAGTAATACAAAACTCATATAGGCTAGCATAGGTTCAAGTACAAATTTTATGGATAACTAGCTAGTTTTAGTAAGTTTAAAAGAGCTAATTGCGAGGTTAATCTAGATCTCGATATTTCAGTAATGACCAGTACTTCCTATCTTAGTTTGGAAAATTGAGTACATCTGCAAATTAAAGAGTAAAAGAGATGTCATGATCACATGCTTAAGCTCGTAGAAagaatttaaagaaaaaaaaagaatctttttctaaaaataaacgaATATACCTTGTGCGTCATGTATGAATTGGCTAAGTAAAATAGCGCATTCGATGACCGTTGAATGTGTCGGCATATCAggttaatttctttttattttgagtcTTTTGACATTCATATCAAATTAATGCAACTTATTCAAAGTTGCGGTAAGGATTTCTTCAAATCTATTCATTGAGTTGTTTATAAGGCTATCTAGTAGGCATGCTTAATCTGTAATATCTGGATTAATGGTAACATCCATACTGATGCAAGTTTAAAGTTTCCATTTCCTATTAGTGAAGTTCTGTTCATAAATAGGGCTAAAGCAATTGTCTCACAGCTCAGAATCAGATGGGAGTGGATTAAAATGTTTTATGAACATAATTCTATGAATTGAAATCTTATGTGTTCGGGAAAACATAATAAGAACTGGTCCATTAGCTATTTGGTTGCACAACTTAATTCCTATAATACACAATACATGGGTACTGTTTTTTGTTAAAAATTATTCTAGAAGAAAACTCTTTAGAGCATTCTAATCGACTCTGAAGGATTGACTTGCGTATCACCACATTTCCAATAATTACAACAAGTAAAGGTAAAAAGTTGCTTACGGTTGTTATCTCTTCTCTTATTTTTCAGCTCTTCTGTTCCCTTTCAATAAATGTATTATTATGCATCCTACTTCAAAAGAAACAAATTAACAAATTACAATTAATCAATCCTAGGTGTTGGGTAGCATAACTTATACTAAAAGTAAAAAGGATATAAATCAAACACTCAATTTATGACGTCGTTGGGGAGAATTCCCACATTTTTTTCCTGTCTAGCTAAATGAATGTTGAACAAAAAGGTGTCGCAACTACATATGTTTCCTTGTAATTTCAGGAATTTTGAATAACAGATAGAGTTCATAACGACTTAAAATGGATTGTGAGCCTTAGTCCAAAGAAACCTACCAGTACGGATTATAAAACGAACAATACATTAAAGTCTCCACAACAAACATACAATGACATTAATCTAAACAACAATGGTTCACAAGGGAGCGAACGGAGAAATGTGTCTACTTTGTACACCCATAATACACGTGAACGAAACGTACCTTCTCATTCGCCCGACACTCAGAAAAGTCACAGCATACATAGTTTCGACCAATGACAGTGTTGAAATTGTTTAATGAAGAGGTACATTTGTACACCTACCTTCAAATCATGACACAAATAGGGGAGCTCTCTATAATAGGCAAATAACTGAGTGGATATAATTGTCATTCAGAAATAAGCAAAGGCTACTGTGaaggcaaaaaaaaaacagaaagaaaaccCTAGCTAACATTAAAATAGTAATTTGTTTTAACATGTCCTTGACCCATAGGATGATCGGGGTATCCTTAAAAATAGTAATATGATTAAATATGGACAAATAAAGTAATTAATCTTCCCTTTACTTTAAGTTTTGCTTAGTGCTTGCTAATATCGATACATAAATTATTCCAAGTTGGGATAACCACACTACTGGTTTTGCTTAAACAGAAACTAGTACTGTTTTCTGACATAGGTGGTTTTTACTCTTTCCAAAAAGACCTGGTTAGCTTCTCCTAATAAAGGGGTTAACTTTGATGCCTAGATAGACAAAACCTCTGTCAAACAAACAAGTCACCTCTCTCTCTCACACCAGCAAGAAATagcaagaaattcttcttttaggTTCCATCTTTAAGTGGAAGTTTGTTCATTAACTATTTTTAGAtctctattttttgtttttgatcttTGTTTCCTTTCtaaatctctctctttctctccctCCCTCTATTTCTCTTTATTTCAGTCCAATGTTCTCACCCCCCCTTGATACTTAGAATTTGAAGAAACTAGCTAAATAAGATGGGGAGAGGAAAGATTGTGATTCGAAGGATAGATAACACAACCAGTAGGCAAGTGACTTTCTCAAAACGAAGGAACGGATTATTAAAGAAAGCCAAAGAGCTTTCTATTCTTTGTGATGCTGAAGTTGGTCTTATCATCTTTTCTAGCACTGGCAAGCTCTATGAGTTCTCCAGTACCAAGTAATCTCtctctatctctatctcttgTAATCCACTCATTGATCCTGTCTGGATTTGATCATCTTTTAATCTATCATGTCTCAATCGAGATCCCTATTTGACTATAGTTCATTAAAATCAACATAATAAACAATGTAAAATTATTCGTGAAACGATATacctttaaattttttttgtttcatcatCTGAATTAAACAGCTTGCGATGCATAAGTATGAACTAACGCAACTTAATTAGGGTAAAAAAAATTTACTTAAATCTTTGATTTCCGTCTTTGTCTTTTAACTTTCTATTTTGACCAATTTATTTTAAACACAAGATTGAACACGCTTCAATTGGATCAGCATAGATCGATCTATTAGTACTCTAAATCTCTAATGGGTTAATATACTTAAGACTAATCTTTTTGTGTATCCCGTATCCGTGTCGTGTCTGTAATGTGAGTCTCACTTTGCTGTCTGAGTACCCGTGTCGGTGTCGTGTGAACAATGTGACACTCCATTTACTGTCTGAGTCAACGTATCCATGTTGTGTGCCTAATGAGTGTCAACGCAATGTGACACTCCATTTACCATCTGAGTCACTGTATCCGTGTCGGCAATGTGATACTGCCTGAGTCACCGTATCTGTATCATGTGACACTCTGTCTACGGTCTGACTCACCGCGTCTTGTGTGCATAATGTGACACTCTGTTTACTCCCTGAGTCACCGTGACGTGTCTACTTAGTGTCTTGTGTGCATAATGTGACACTCCCTTACCGTCTTGAGTCACTGAATCTGTATTGTATCGTGTCCAATTATGGTGTCTAGTACTTCTATGTTTAAAATGAGCTTAGCTAAAAACAAAAAAGACTCTAGATTAAGGCTATCCGAACCTTCGTGCCTTGGGAAACTAAAGCGTCTAACTTCTCTTTCTATATGCCCACTTAAAACTACATGCATCTGTTTTGCTGGCTGGTATTCTCTTCTATTAGTGGATCAAGattcatattttcagaaatttggtgTCCAATACTGTAATTCAGATACCTCTATTC encodes the following:
- the LOC113311523 gene encoding F-box protein At3g07870-like, with amino-acid sequence MEKLPTEMEENILSRLTMEAALPAKQVCKKWRIFLRSKTDKVGLLFTFTYGDQNKNKLSYCDQYDPILGKMNYNYSYDSIQNIHLRKFVKDGSYINNILGSCNGLVCFGPGKSFKKDFFICNPFTGEVVYVPVWENWSCFVSGLSGFGYCHSTNEYKIVSMHEIKYQDRSNFQVLIYTIGGGGWRSKGSIQISPSDSAAAGIYANGALHWLREKDKILAFDLEDENFQVIRLPRFEYMSPLRLLGGNYMYLVSTSSSLSEPYCMDIWAYKRKHTNAANGYNGVKEKYNYSKNSWNWIKQFSIKLDKIDWWFLKPLAITRNDKFLLGYTNETLYSYGLKTSTKNEIFNGRATGCNRINVIPHANSIVSIMSKSPQEVQVFL